One Clostridium novyi NT genomic window carries:
- the pta gene encoding phosphate acetyltransferase yields MGFMDEMKQLAKKDLKTIVLPEGEEERNLIAAGKINDSALANLVLIGNEEKIRAKAKELNSNIEGLKIVDPETYEKTAEYAKELYEIRKKKGMTEEKAAVIIKDPLYFATVMLKLGHVDGMVSGAIHTTGDLLRPGLQIVKTKPGIKAVSGVVMLEVPNCEYGKNGLVLVADAAVNPNPNAEELASIAIATAETARDLCGMDPKVAMLSFSTKGSAEHELVDKVRRATEIAQEQRPDLDIDGELQLDAALVQSVADLKAPGSKVAGKANVLVLPDLQSGNIAYKLIQRFAKAEATGPICQGFAKPINDLSRGCSADDIVNVVTITAIQAQNN; encoded by the coding sequence ATGGGATTTATGGATGAAATGAAACAATTAGCTAAGAAGGATTTAAAAACTATCGTATTGCCAGAGGGAGAAGAAGAAAGAAACCTTATTGCGGCAGGAAAAATAAATGATAGTGCATTAGCAAATTTAGTATTAATAGGTAATGAAGAAAAAATTAGAGCTAAGGCTAAAGAATTAAATTCTAATATTGAAGGATTAAAAATAGTTGATCCTGAAACATATGAAAAAACAGCAGAATATGCTAAAGAGTTATATGAAATAAGAAAGAAAAAGGGTATGACTGAAGAAAAAGCTGCAGTTATTATAAAAGACCCTCTATATTTTGCAACAGTAATGCTTAAATTAGGACACGTAGATGGAATGGTATCAGGGGCTATACATACAACAGGAGACTTATTAAGACCGGGTCTTCAAATAGTAAAGACAAAGCCAGGAATAAAAGCTGTATCTGGAGTTGTTATGCTTGAAGTTCCAAACTGCGAATATGGAAAAAATGGATTAGTATTAGTTGCAGATGCTGCTGTTAATCCAAATCCTAATGCAGAAGAATTAGCATCAATTGCTATTGCAACTGCTGAAACAGCTAGAGATTTATGTGGAATGGATCCAAAGGTTGCTATGCTTTCATTCTCTACAAAGGGAAGTGCTGAACATGAACTTGTAGATAAAGTAAGAAGAGCAACTGAAATTGCACAAGAACAAAGACCAGATCTTGATATAGATGGTGAATTACAATTAGATGCTGCTTTAGTTCAAAGTGTTGCAGATTTAAAAGCACCAGGAAGTAAAGTTGCAGGAAAAGCAAATGTATTAGTATTACCTGACTTACAAAGTGGAAATATAGCATATAAATTAATACAAAGATTTGCAAAAGCAGAAGCTACAGGCCCTATATGTCAAGGTTTTGCAAAACCTATCAATGACTTATCAAGAGGATGTAGTGCAGATGATATTGTAAATGTTGTTACAATTACAGCAATACAAGCTCAAAATAATTAA
- a CDS encoding nucleotidyltransferase, protein MNITGIITEYNPLHKGHIYHINKTKELTSCDGIVCIMSGNFVQRGIPAIMDKWTRCELALNSGVDLVIELPSVYSLSSAEFFAYGSISLLNSIGIINNICFGSESGNIDDIKSIAKILNNEPSEFKNHLKDYLDKGVSYPVARSKALVEYFNDNLETQEILKSSNNILGIEYCKSLLKLKSTIIPYTIQRKGSNYNDDKLESKFSSATAIRSHVKNSKNINILKDILPSKTFNYLYDKFNNNNLVFEDSMFSFIKYKSLTLKNKLENLPDVKEGLHNKIYSELKNSNSFYELVSNIKSKRYAYTRISRILCQYFIGMENFNLEYLRTKKSPYGRVLGFNDTGRKILKEMKKKSSIPIYMKLPKTLNDTLKLDIQSTYAYSMINKSVSYDSDFKTSPIYLK, encoded by the coding sequence ATGAACATAACCGGAATTATAACAGAGTATAACCCTCTACATAAGGGTCATATATATCATATAAACAAAACAAAAGAATTAACAAGTTGTGATGGAATTGTATGCATAATGAGTGGAAACTTTGTTCAAAGAGGTATTCCAGCTATTATGGATAAATGGACACGATGTGAACTTGCCTTAAATTCTGGAGTAGACTTAGTTATAGAATTACCAAGTGTATACAGTCTATCATCAGCTGAATTTTTCGCATATGGTTCAATTAGCTTATTAAATTCTATTGGGATTATAAATAATATATGTTTTGGAAGTGAAAGCGGAAATATTGATGATATAAAATCAATTGCAAAAATTTTAAATAATGAGCCCTCTGAATTTAAAAATCATTTAAAAGATTATTTAGATAAAGGTGTTTCTTATCCCGTTGCTAGAAGCAAAGCCTTAGTAGAATATTTTAATGATAACTTAGAAACTCAAGAAATTTTAAAAAGTTCTAACAACATACTAGGAATAGAGTACTGCAAAAGTCTACTTAAATTAAAAAGCACTATCATCCCTTATACTATACAAAGAAAGGGTTCTAATTATAATGATGATAAATTAGAAAGTAAATTTTCTAGTGCAACAGCCATAAGATCCCATGTTAAAAATTCAAAAAACATAAATATTTTAAAGGACATACTTCCTAGTAAAACTTTTAATTATCTTTATGACAAATTTAACAATAATAATTTAGTTTTTGAAGACTCCATGTTTTCATTTATAAAGTATAAATCCTTAACTTTAAAAAATAAATTAGAAAATTTACCAGATGTTAAAGAGGGCCTTCATAATAAAATATATAGTGAATTAAAAAACTCTAACTCTTTTTATGAACTTGTATCTAATATAAAAAGTAAAAGATATGCCTACACTAGAATAAGTAGAATACTATGTCAGTATTTTATTGGAATGGAGAATTTTAATTTAGAATATTTAAGAACTAAGAAATCTCCTTACGGAAGAGTACTTGGATTTAATGATACTGGTAGAAAAATATTAAAAGAAATGAAAAAGAAAAGTTCTATACCTATTTATATGAAATTACCTAAAACACTTAATGATACGCTAAAATTAGATATACAAAGCACCTATGCATATAGCATGATAAATAAATCCGTATCTTATGACTCAGATTTTAAAACTTCACCTATTTATTTGAAATAA
- the ylbJ gene encoding sporulation integral membrane protein YlbJ, with protein sequence MVILISLLLIFIVIAIFIFILFKSKNFKLNVNLIMTLICTLFIVNIVLSPERSLKSALYGGKLFITSVFPSIFPFLILINIMISFDGINIYSKILGNIICRPLRLPKNCSVVLIVSMLCGYPLGAKYAYDLYKKNAIDIHTCHRLINIASNPSPIFILGVVGASMLKNSSLGVLLLLSTYLSCVIMALILPRKKNMYFKEKVDKINTPKENKTLGEILKSSTDNAFKTAFSIGGFIVLFSVLTSIIKNNILSDIVLKNLSLIFNIEKSALEGFFFGLLEMTNGCSLIAPINMNIMYKLVIISFLLAFSGLSIISQTYSIIHNSKLSLNKYIKLKFVQGIICSIITVILYKINIFNIAKETFSQQVLFYNKNSFIILLLFEMILLITPIIIYKLKKLFSCVS encoded by the coding sequence ATGGTTATACTTATTTCATTGCTATTAATATTCATAGTAATAGCAATTTTTATATTTATACTGTTTAAGTCTAAAAACTTTAAGTTAAATGTAAACTTAATTATGACTTTAATTTGCACATTATTCATAGTAAATATTGTTTTGTCACCTGAAAGGTCTTTAAAATCAGCTTTATATGGTGGCAAACTCTTTATAACATCAGTTTTTCCTTCGATTTTCCCATTTTTAATTTTAATTAACATAATGATAAGCTTTGATGGCATAAACATATATTCAAAAATTTTAGGTAATATTATATGTCGTCCTTTAAGATTACCTAAAAATTGTTCTGTCGTCTTAATTGTAAGTATGCTCTGTGGTTATCCACTAGGAGCTAAATACGCTTATGATTTGTATAAAAAAAATGCTATAGATATACATACTTGTCATCGTCTTATTAATATAGCATCAAATCCTAGTCCAATTTTTATTCTTGGAGTAGTAGGTGCATCAATGCTTAAAAATTCTTCACTTGGAGTTCTTCTTCTTCTTTCTACCTATTTATCTTGCGTAATTATGGCATTAATTTTACCTAGAAAGAAAAATATGTATTTTAAAGAAAAAGTGGACAAAATAAATACCCCAAAAGAAAATAAAACTTTAGGTGAAATACTAAAGTCCAGTACTGATAATGCTTTTAAAACAGCTTTCTCTATTGGTGGCTTTATAGTATTATTTTCAGTTTTGACTTCAATAATAAAAAACAATATCCTATCAGATATTGTTTTAAAAAATCTATCCCTAATTTTTAATATAGAAAAATCCGCTTTAGAAGGTTTCTTCTTCGGACTATTAGAAATGACTAATGGTTGCAGTTTAATAGCACCTATTAATATGAATATTATGTATAAATTAGTGATAATAAGCTTTCTTTTAGCTTTTAGTGGTTTGTCCATTATCTCACAAACTTATTCTATTATTCATAACTCTAAGCTATCATTAAATAAATATATTAAACTAAAATTTGTTCAAGGAATTATTTGTAGTATAATAACTGTTATTTTATATAAAATAAATATTTTTAATATTGCGAAAGAAACATTTTCACAACAAGTATTATTTTATAATAAAAACTCATTCATTATATTATTGCTTTTTGAAATGATCCTACTTATAACTCCTATAATAATATACAAATTAAAAAAACTATTTTCCTGTGTCTCTTAA
- the coaD gene encoding pantetheine-phosphate adenylyltransferase, translated as MRVAIYPGSFDPITEGHLDIIKRASKVFDEVIVSVLVNPDKKGLFSIEERVKLIEKVTEDIDNVKAESFEGLLVDYMKEKDAKVIIKGLRVVSDFEYELQMAHMNKKLDSSIETVFMMTNAKYSYLSSSSIKQVVMFGGCIEGLVPNKIIKDIINKIGKVR; from the coding sequence ATGAGAGTAGCAATATATCCTGGAAGCTTTGATCCAATTACTGAGGGACATTTAGATATAATAAAAAGAGCTTCTAAAGTGTTTGATGAAGTAATTGTTTCAGTTCTAGTAAACCCAGATAAAAAGGGGCTCTTTTCTATAGAAGAAAGAGTTAAACTAATAGAAAAGGTTACAGAGGATATAGATAATGTAAAGGCTGAAAGCTTTGAAGGACTTCTTGTTGACTATATGAAAGAGAAAGATGCTAAAGTAATAATAAAGGGATTAAGAGTTGTTTCAGACTTTGAATATGAACTGCAGATGGCACACATGAATAAAAAGTTAGATTCATCTATAGAAACGGTATTTATGATGACAAATGCTAAGTATTCATATTTAAGTTCTTCTTCAATAAAACAAGTAGTTATGTTTGGAGGATGTATAGAGGGTTTGGTTCCAAATAAAATTATAAAAGATATTATAAACAAAATTGGTAAAGTAAGGTGA
- the rsmD gene encoding 16S rRNA (guanine(966)-N(2))-methyltransferase RsmD — protein sequence MRIIAGRAKGKKILPPEDMVTRPTLDRVKENIFNIIQNRVVDAVVIDVFAGTGSLGLESVSRGAKECYLVDRYPVTFKRLQQNVKSLRFENECVCLNMDSYNALKNFAKKKKIFDLIFIDPPYAKEMIPPAIDIVGKERLLEEDGLIVTKIDSSEEIFEGNDDIVLINHRKYGNTTVCFYAYKED from the coding sequence ATGAGAATTATTGCAGGAAGAGCAAAAGGAAAAAAGATTTTGCCGCCTGAAGATATGGTTACAAGACCTACTTTAGATAGAGTTAAGGAAAATATATTCAACATAATTCAAAATAGAGTTGTAGATGCGGTAGTTATAGATGTTTTTGCGGGAACAGGTAGTCTTGGATTGGAATCTGTAAGTAGAGGAGCTAAAGAATGTTATTTAGTTGACAGATATCCAGTTACTTTTAAAAGATTACAACAAAATGTAAAGAGTTTAAGATTTGAAAATGAATGTGTGTGTTTAAACATGGATTCATATAATGCTTTAAAGAATTTTGCAAAAAAGAAAAAAATTTTTGACTTAATTTTTATTGATCCACCTTATGCAAAGGAAATGATTCCACCAGCTATAGATATAGTAGGTAAAGAAAGATTATTAGAGGAAGATGGATTAATTGTGACTAAAATTGATTCAAGTGAAGAAATATTTGAAGGAAATGATGACATAGTATTGATTAATCATAGAAAATATGGAAACACAACAGTTTGTTTCTATGCATATAAGGAGGACTAA